CAGCGTCAGCAAGCTAGCGGTAGCGCCATCAAGTCACCTGCGGCAGATCATAGCCATGCGTCAGTGGCAACTGTCAGCGGCTATCTGATCATCAATCTCGGATTCGATCATCTCCCTCCGCCAGCCACACCCCGCTAGCATAGCTCTGCTGGCAAAACCTCCTCTGGACAACCTCCGCTGACCATGGCTTCCAAGACCAGCTCCGCCAAGCGTCACCGCTGAACATCAAGCCACTAAGCATCACTTCCGTCAGCAACCTCCGCTGACCACACACCTGTGGCCGTGCTTCGCTGGGCACCACCACCGGCAGGCCAGTGCACTCTGCTACTCTTCTAAGGAACCAACACCGAGAGTTCTCCGCCAGAGAACCATATCTGCCAAGGCTCCGCTGGCCTAAACCTCCGTGACTCCGTCACCACTAGCTCAGCAGGCAAAACCTCCGCTGAACTCTAACACAAGCATCATCACTCGTTCTCAGCACCTCACTGACCGCATAGCCACACCACCACTGCCAAACGCAAATCTACTATGGGCACCCATGATAACTCCTTCATCGGCGCTGAACAGTGATCATCACCTCATCACCACACTTGCATCTGCACTCGACCCGAGTTAGACCGCTCACTCATTCATCACAGTGATGCTCAATAGATCTCAAATGCAGCAGGCATCGAACATCCATGCAATAGCGCCATCTGGGCTATGTTCTTTGCACCCAACCATCGAGCAATTTGCTCTGTACACCGACAAGCTAAGTTTCCCATCAATTTATGGTTTCCTCCTTACTATTCAAGCACCACGTGCTTCGGCTTTTTGCATAATATGGGAGACATCTGCCTGCGTAcactccacacacacacacatatatatatgggcCACTTGTGCCGTTCCCATCACCTGTGGACACGTACACTTCCTGTTAGGCTAGTTGTCAAAATGAGCAATTATATGCTTTAACTTCTTTGTCAGTTATCTCCTACACAAATGTGAGCTATTCATATATGCTTACATTTGACAAACTAGTCTGTCATAAGTCCAAGTCTCATGACTGTGCTTGTCATGTATAGCACCACAACTGCACGTGATAGTATGAGCTATGTATATAtgtggctatatatatatatatatatatatatacacacacacacacatacttaCCATCCAAATCAGTTAACAGAGCATGCCCACATATGAATTAACTGTGGAAGTCAATTATGTGAACTACAATGCATATATAACATGCTCACCCTTAATCTTCTTGGTATTATAATTGCACATCGAGATGTCCAAAATAGCAACAAGTTTCTTCTAAACCCACTGTGGCCACCAATGCTTATCTATGCAAAATGGTTAGTTATACATTGAAGCTCTGGGTAGCATCCTTGTTCCAAAGTCTGAGGCTGACAGTTCTGGTACCAAAAAGAAACGAGGCAGGCCCTTGGGATCAAAGAACAAAAAGCCACCGAAGCCGAAAAATGTTGCTGCTGCACAGGAAGCTTGCTTGGCTTTTTTAACaaaacctcctagccctagtgttaagggcaaggagaaaatatagagtttttaggtttttgaaCTCTGCCTATTTTCTATGTTCTTATTTCATAGTTTATAAGCTTActtttaataagtgagcatgggtgTTCGTTAATGAGTGGTACTAGATATATATACCACTTTTTCTTATTTACCATTTATATTTAAGGCAGTGAAAATGTATGTAATGTACTACTATAGCGTGAGACTATAATGAGAAATCgttgatttgattcaaaaaaatcaTCAACCGACGACACACGCGGCCCATATATCCACTCAGATTTCTCTCTCATTATCCACTAGAAACTCCCAATGGCGCTTCTCAATATCTCCATGTGCTCCAAAATCCCAAACCCTTCCCGCCAACACCTCTCCCTCTCCGGCTATCCTCCGCCCCAGGTACATTGCGCCGCCCCAGCTTCCTTCTCAGACTCTCACGCCTCTTCCTCTGATTCTCTCAGTTTCTTTCTTCGCAGGTACTCAAGACTCAATCCGAAGCTTCCAGAAACCTTGCGCTGCAAATCGGAGAATCCGTCTGCAAGGCCAGCCTGATCGCCGCGCTCTCTGCTTCTCTGTTCGCGGCCGACCCTGCGCTCGCCTATATCGTAAGGGTTAATGTTCGATATGTGTTTTCGGTGATGGAAAAATTAAGATTGTGTAGTGAAtttagtttctgtttttttggATGGAAGGGTGGAGGTCCCTACGGTTCAGAGGTGACTAGGGGGCAGGACCTTACCGGGAAGGACTTCAGCGGCTTGACTTTGGTCAAGCAGGACTTCAAAACGGTCCAAATCAGTAAAATTTCGATGATACACACAgcaccacacacacacatttcttACCTGCAATTGTTTCGTATTTTGTGCTGAGTTTATGCGATTCATTTTGTTACAGTCCATATTGAGGCAGGCGAATTTTCATGCCGCAAAGTTGTTAGGAGCTAGCTTTTTTGATGCTGATTTAACAGGTATCAACGTTAATTTAATTAGTTCTCATAGTAATGGTGAATATGTATAATGTGATTTAGGAAATTCCTTAATgctgttttgtttatttttgttgtttagAGATTAAGCATATAGCTGATAAACCATGAATGATATTCGCTATCCAGGGGCTGATCTTTCTGATGCTGATCTAAGAGGTGCAGACTTTTCCTTGGCCAATGTGACAAAGGTGAGCATTGATGGAACTCTTATGCCTGTTCGATTTATAAGAAATACTTCTGCAGTCTCTTCATATCGTTATATAGATCTTTCACCATCAGATTACCTGTTTAATACAACCTATGCTGATAAACGGTGAAGAAAAGGTAGAGAGGGCTATTACAATGTGTGTACTTGTACAGTATGTGTGTGAATATCCCAGTGCTGGGAGCCTGGGGCATATTGGATTCCAATGTGGACTTTTATGGCCAATGAGCTTTTGTGCCATAGATAGTCCTGTCTTCATAAGGTTCAGCTTAGGTTAGGTTCTGGTTTGCTTGTGAAAAGCATAATGTTGAGCATGACTCAACCCTGAATATTAAGTTTACAGGCCTAAACCCTTGCCGTTGAAGCTAACACGCTCAAAATTGTTCACTTAGTTCTTTGTCCCTgtcataatcattgttttcattATGGAGATGTAGTGACAATGAAATTTTTAGATGTTTCCAGCCAAGTTAATAGGACTATTATGAGGAATGTACCCTTGAATTTTACTAGTTTACTGGAACCCCGGACGGTTTTCAGATTCCCTTTTAAAAGTTTTGCTTGTTTTCAGCCCGACTGTATTGAGTTATTTCTCCATCCCTTGGTCCACTCATGTGTTAGTGGCAACTGGCAAGGTTGAATTGGGCTTCCACTAGGCCTAAGATTCAAATCTTGTCAAAGCAAAGAAATAAAGAAGTAAAGTCTCCGTAATGCCTTCTAGTGTTCTTACCATGCATGTACTACTTTTTCCAGGTAAATTTGAGCAATGCTAACTTGGAAGGTGCATTTACTACAGGCAACACTTCTTTCAAAGGATCAACTATCACAGGTGCAGGTAtgtgaaaaacagaaaacattTGCTCAATGGTGATATTTTTGATAGTTTGCCTCAATGTGTTCTCAAATCCATGCTAGTAAGTTATGTATTACAAACAGTagaaaattaagttaaaaaacaAGGATATTAGGtttttcactttcactttacCATGAGTTGTTTCTGTTGTCTTTGGCTAGTTCTCAGTTGGAAACTTCTATGAGCCTTAATATTCCCTGGAAAAGTAAATGGAATATTTCACTTCTTGGGTCAAACACGCATAGCTTAGTTTTGTCGTTAACAAGATTTCTGTAATTCAAGTACGTAACCCATTTTGGATGATTTGCCTTTTATCTGGTCAGACTTCACAGACGTTCCTTTGAGAGATGATCAGCGGGAATATCTTTGCAAAATTGCTGATGGGTAAGATACTTCTTTTGTAGATTATGTCTTCACGAATATGTTTCATTTATGGTGACACATCTGTTATATTAACAGGGTAAATCCAACAACCGGAAATGAAACACGTGAAACCTTGTTTTGCAAATAATACTTCATTTGATGCGGAAGTCAAATGTAGGAGGtcattgtgaatttgtgatggaAATGGTGATATACTGATATGCAAAAGCCAATTTTCGTGAAACAAGTGAACGAGAACTTGTAAAGCAACTATGCCTTTCATTTATCCAGAAGTATATGCGAAGACATATTATAGACCAGAGATTGTTCTTTTTGTAAATTCCATATCGAGGATCATCTTGGGGTGATACCATTGCGTGTCTCTGGGAAGGTTTAGGctgtacttttttttcttcctttctttgtaCCTTGTATTAGTTCTTTTTCTGTTTGAATTGGATATGCCGTCATGTATTGGACTTCAATGACCTTTTTTCCATTGCGTCTTACACTCATTGAGATTTTGGTCGTGTTTGGTTAACTTAGGCGGAGTCTGAGGCCGAGGCGAATgagttgtacttttttttttttttttttttacttttaataaaAGAGGACTTTCATTGAGATTTTGGTTGCGTATGGTCAACATAGGCTGAGTCTGAGGCTGAGGTGAGTCAGTTGTACTCTTATCTTCTCCATTGCTGGCAACATCACCTTTCATGAGGTATGGCGTCTTACAGTTACGGCAGTTTCAGATTTTCAGTGCTGTGAGGTCACTTTAGTCTCAGCCATTGACAAGAATTAGTAAACCGCTTTTAGCTTTCACTTACCTATAATCTCAAAGAATAGCAAAAGGCAACACATTAAACCCATCTATGCGGTATTCTTCGAGCGATGATAGGATTGGCCACAATGCccatttgcaattttctttgaACTCCCATTAGTACTTGTTGACTACTTTATGAGTATAATCTGTGATTCACAATTTAACTAATGTCAATTAATTTTAAGCTGGATGTTCAAAACTTATAAGATTCATGTTGTGCACTAAAGATGTTTTCGAGCAATTTTCATATGAGCTCTGGCACCTTTAACATAATGAAAGTTACCCTTGACTTGACAAAATGCTGTGTGGATAGAACTCGTGCAAATTCGTGTGCCTGAAGGCATATGGTGCGGTTTAGGCCCAGTTTGGTATTGCTTTTGGAACCTACTTTGGGTCCAAAAGTGCTTATGGAGGAAAGTGAGGATGTTTGGTAATCTCTAAAATTGTTGCTTTGGGCGGAAGCACTTCTGTGGCAGCAGGAAATCATAAGCTACTTTCAGTAGTTTTTGAAAATGGCTTTTGCAGAACACGGCTGAAAACACGGAACTATTAATGAAGTTAAGCAAACTATCTATTTTGTCCTCGTTCTTTTCTAAAATTTACATTGAATCCAGACTTTTTTCTTCATCTATCGAGGCAAAAGCCGCAAAACCATCGCATTCTCCTCCTCCACCTCTCTTTGCAGTCAAATACTTGAGCGTCATTCATACTCATTGGAAGAAATCGAGAGAGGTCCTCTACTTCTCCTCCTACTCTCTCTACTGTCATTGAAAATCTGAGGAGCATCATTCTTCTTATTAGAAACTCGAGAGAGGACTTCTATTTCTGATTGTCCTCTCCTCAATCTTTCATTCTCTATGGTCATTGAACTGAGGAGCATCAATCATCCTCATCATAAACTCGATAGAGCAGCGTCATCTCCATATTCTAAAAGGTAAAACCTCTTACCAACAATTTTACTGAATTATTAATTGGTCTGATTTTAGATTTGATTTTTATCAAACATCAAATCTATTTGGTTTGGGAttgttgttctctttttttttcttcttcttgtttttcttttcattaccaATTCTACAAAGGATTGGGTGTGGAATTTCTTATAGATTTTTAAATATTACATAGTTGTGGCTTCAATGTTTATATCAGTTTCTTGAGCTTAAAGAGAAAGAAA
This portion of the Rosa chinensis cultivar Old Blush chromosome 1, RchiOBHm-V2, whole genome shotgun sequence genome encodes:
- the LOC112175737 gene encoding thylakoid lumenal 15 kDa protein 1, chloroplastic — translated: MALLNISMCSKIPNPSRQHLSLSGYPPPQVLKTQSEASRNLALQIGESVCKASLIAALSASLFAADPALAYIGGGPYGSEVTRGQDLTGKDFSGLTLVKQDFKTSILRQANFHAAKLLGASFFDADLTGADLSDADLRGADFSLANVTKVNLSNANLEGAFTTGNTSFKGSTITGADFTDVPLRDDQREYLCKIADGVNPTTGNETRETLFCK